Proteins from a genomic interval of Microthrixaceae bacterium:
- a CDS encoding flagellin: protein MRINNNVAAFNAWRNLSSTNTSMGKSLEKLSSGFRINRAADDAAGLVISQNLRAQISGLKQATRNAQDGISVAQTAEGALTEVHSMLNRMRDLAVGAANTGTMDTAAIAANQAEFAELRTQINDIATKTKFGSQALLDGTFTGRVFQVGANNGDTITVGVANMGTGAGALAISTLDLTAAGGPAAAITALDTAITTVSTERGKLGATQNRFESVINNLQVTTENLVSSESRIRDVDMASEMTNFTKNQVLMQAGTSMLGQANSLSQSVLSLLQ from the coding sequence ATGCGTATCAACAACAACGTCGCCGCCTTCAACGCCTGGCGCAACCTGTCCAGCACGAACACCTCGATGGGCAAGAGCCTCGAAAAGCTCTCCTCGGGTTTCCGCATCAACCGCGCGGCGGACGACGCCGCAGGCCTGGTCATCTCCCAGAACCTGCGAGCCCAGATCTCCGGACTCAAGCAGGCCACCCGCAACGCCCAAGACGGCATCTCGGTCGCACAGACCGCTGAAGGTGCGCTCACCGAGGTCCACTCCATGCTGAACCGCATGCGCGACCTCGCCGTCGGCGCCGCCAACACCGGCACCATGGACACCGCAGCGATCGCCGCCAACCAGGCCGAGTTCGCCGAGTTGCGGACCCAGATCAACGACATCGCCACCAAGACCAAGTTCGGTTCCCAGGCGCTGCTCGACGGCACCTTCACCGGTCGGGTCTTCCAGGTCGGCGCCAACAATGGCGACACCATCACGGTCGGAGTCGCCAACATGGGCACCGGGGCCGGGGCGCTGGCGATTTCCACCCTCGACCTCACCGCCGCTGGCGGACCGGCGGCGGCGATCACCGCACTCGATACGGCCATCACCACCGTGTCGACCGAACGCGGCAAGCTCGGCGCCACCCAGAACCGCTTCGAATCGGTCATCAACAACCTGCAGGTCACCACCGAGAACCTCGTGTCCTCGGAGTCACGCATCCGCGACGTCGACATGGCCTCCGAAATGACCAACTTCACCAAGAACCAGGTCCTCATGCAGGCCGGAACCTCCATGCTCGGCCAGGCCAACAGCCTCAGCCAGTCGGTGCTCAGCCTCCTGCAGTAA
- a CDS encoding flagellar protein FlgN — MTVADNTTTDIAASLDELSRVLWRQRELIELLDYRLEVQRLVLMGGRPDHLQRALGDVETAMDEIRRLERNRDLVVRECAGRIGLAPDATLSMLKDSVAEPWSSRLAEHQNALLALVAATERNAAANREIAAQGAAETRGVIDEITGTPSLSGYGPNGTRNSGGGLSRPALIDREV; from the coding sequence ATGACTGTTGCCGACAACACGACGACCGACATTGCCGCATCGCTCGACGAGCTGTCGCGCGTGTTGTGGAGACAGCGCGAACTCATCGAGCTGCTCGACTACCGCCTCGAGGTGCAACGGCTCGTGCTCATGGGCGGCCGACCCGACCACCTCCAGCGTGCACTCGGCGACGTGGAGACGGCGATGGACGAGATCCGCCGATTGGAGCGCAACCGCGACCTCGTCGTACGCGAATGTGCCGGTCGAATCGGTCTCGCACCAGATGCGACACTGTCGATGCTCAAAGATTCCGTTGCCGAACCGTGGTCCAGTCGACTCGCCGAGCACCAGAACGCATTGCTGGCGCTCGTGGCGGCGACCGAACGCAACGCTGCGGCCAATCGCGAGATCGCAGCGCAGGGGGCTGCGGAGACCCGAGGGGTGATCGATGAGATCACCGGCACCCCGTCGTTGTCCGGTTACGGCCCCAACGGAACCCGAAACAGCGGTGGTGGCCTCAGCCGTCCGGCGTTGATCGATCGGGAGGTTTGA